A window of Fictibacillus halophilus contains these coding sequences:
- the fliR gene encoding flagellar biosynthetic protein FliR has product MVDLVAFPAFLLILTRVSAFYLTIPVFSNKNLPVMHKIGLSLFLSWIMLYAIDPKPIPLDATFFLLIIKEAMVGLSIGFIAAIVFYAIQVAGGFIDLQMGFAIANVFDPQTGIQTPLMGRYLYTFAILFLLATDAHHMLLDGIFYSYQFLPIDSAISNFGDGGITRFVLSVFSGMFLVALQMAIPIVGTLFLADLALGIVARTVPQMNIFVIGLPVKILIALVLFLVVMPAFFVSVQMLVGQMRDSMINLMELLGAA; this is encoded by the coding sequence ATGGTAGATTTAGTTGCATTCCCTGCTTTTTTATTAATCCTAACTAGAGTATCGGCATTTTACTTAACAATTCCTGTGTTTTCCAATAAAAATTTACCTGTCATGCATAAAATCGGATTATCATTATTTTTATCTTGGATCATGTTGTACGCGATTGACCCAAAACCAATTCCGTTAGATGCTACCTTTTTTCTATTAATTATTAAGGAAGCGATGGTAGGACTATCCATCGGATTTATTGCAGCGATTGTTTTCTACGCTATTCAAGTAGCTGGGGGATTTATTGATCTACAGATGGGTTTTGCGATTGCAAACGTGTTTGATCCGCAAACCGGCATTCAGACTCCATTGATGGGTAGATATCTGTATACGTTTGCGATTCTGTTCTTGTTAGCAACAGATGCGCATCACATGTTACTTGATGGAATCTTTTATAGCTATCAATTTTTACCCATTGATTCAGCGATTTCTAATTTTGGAGATGGCGGGATTACGAGATTTGTACTAAGTGTGTTCTCAGGTATGTTCTTAGTTGCTCTGCAGATGGCGATTCCTATCGTTGGTACGTTGTTTCTAGCCGATCTAGCACTTGGAATCGTAGCAAGAACCGTACCACAGATGAACATTTTTGTTATCGGTCTGCCGGTTAAGATTTTAATTGCACTTGTATTGTTTTTAGTAGTAATGCCCGCGTTCTTTGTATCTGTTCAGATGCTGGTCGGACAGATGCGTGACAGCATGATTAACTTAATGGAATTGTTAGGGGCGGCATAA
- the flhB gene encoding flagellar biosynthesis protein FlhB, with protein MRYPITLQYFSGEKTEKATPKKRQESRKKGQVAKSADINAALVLFASVMFLSFMGSWMGQRLLHLFAYSLDKKLLYNVTESSIPKLFWELSLEVAIIIAPVMIAAMIAGVLGNYLQVGFLLSTEAIQMKLERINPLSGFKRIYSVRALVELSKSMLKILLIGGVTFFILWSERDIYLRMSLVSIESSLPVFGGLAVKMGFAASLVLLFLAFLDYMYQKYDFEKNIRMSKQDIKDEYKKSEGDPKIKGKIKEKQRQMAMRRMMQEVPKADVIITNPTHYAICLKYDDNSMDAPVVVAKGVDLIAQRIKEIAKEHNVAVVENKPLARTLYARVEIGHVIPEDLFKAVAEILAFVYRVKNKA; from the coding sequence ATGAGATATCCAATTACTTTACAATACTTTTCAGGAGAAAAAACAGAAAAAGCAACACCGAAAAAAAGACAGGAGAGCAGAAAAAAAGGTCAGGTAGCCAAAAGTGCTGACATCAATGCTGCACTTGTGCTGTTTGCATCTGTTATGTTTCTTTCCTTCATGGGGAGCTGGATGGGTCAAAGATTGCTTCATCTCTTCGCCTATAGTTTAGATAAGAAACTTCTTTATAACGTGACGGAATCTAGTATTCCTAAGCTGTTTTGGGAACTTTCGCTTGAAGTTGCAATAATCATAGCTCCCGTAATGATCGCCGCTATGATCGCTGGTGTCTTAGGGAACTATTTGCAGGTAGGATTTTTATTATCAACAGAAGCGATTCAAATGAAACTTGAACGGATCAATCCTTTATCCGGATTTAAGAGAATCTACTCGGTACGTGCTCTAGTAGAACTATCAAAATCAATGCTTAAGATTCTACTTATCGGTGGTGTGACTTTTTTTATTCTTTGGAGTGAACGCGATATCTATTTAAGAATGAGCTTAGTGAGCATTGAATCGTCTCTTCCTGTCTTTGGAGGACTTGCGGTCAAAATGGGTTTTGCAGCTTCACTCGTTTTACTTTTTCTTGCGTTTCTTGACTATATGTACCAAAAATACGATTTTGAAAAAAATATTAGGATGTCTAAACAAGATATTAAAGACGAATACAAAAAATCTGAAGGTGATCCTAAGATTAAAGGGAAGATCAAGGAAAAACAAAGACAGATGGCTATGAGGCGAATGATGCAAGAAGTGCCTAAAGCGGATGTTATCATCACAAACCCTACACATTATGCGATCTGCTTAAAGTATGACGATAACAGCATGGATGCTCCAGTTGTTGTGGCAAAGGGAGTGGATCTTATCGCTCAACGCATCAAAGAGATCGCAAAAGAGCATAACGTAGCGGTTGTAGAAAACAAGCCTCTAGCAAGAACACTGTACGCCCGCGTTGAGATCGGGCATGTGATTCCTGAAGATCTTTTTAAAGCAGTAGCTGAAATTTTAGCCTTTGTATACCGTGTAAAGAACAAAGCGTAA
- the flhA gene encoding flagellar biosynthesis protein FlhA — MKARDMSVLAGVILIIAMLVIPMPTFMLDFLIITNISLALLIILIAMNTTQPLQFSIFPSLLLLVTLFRLGLNVSTTRSILSTGDAGNVVHTFGEFVVGGNILVGIVVFFILIIIQFIVITKGSERVSEVAARFTLDAMPGKQMSIDADLNAGMISDREAKERRETIEREADFYGAMDGASKFVKGDAIAGIIIVLINMLFGIIIGMLQMGLSFGESAELFTRMTVGDGLVSQIPALIISTATGIIVTRAASEGNLGFDISKQLLAYPTMLFVAGGTIIMLGLFTPINDFFTLMVGGILVIGGYLLLKAEREQKEKEEVVEEDIQTEQLKSPESVVNLLQIDPIEFEFGYSLIPLADTSQGGDLLDRIVMIRRQLALELGMIVPVVRIRDNIQLQPNEYRIKIKGSQVAKGELLLDHYLAMSPGIDNEEVQGIDTMEPAFGLPAIWIGEEMKERAEYSGYTVVDPPSVVSTHLTEVIKKHAHELIGRQETKQLVDHLKESYPAIVEEVTPDALTIGEVQKVLSKLLRERISIRNLAVIFETLADFAKMTKDTDLLTEYVRQGLSRQISKSYTNENEPLHVITLGGSVEKKIADAVQQTEHGNYLSLDPQDSQVIFDSITTELESGQSFDQSVVLLCSPAVRMYVRQLIERYLPDVAVLSYNELEPELEVKSVGVVNI, encoded by the coding sequence ATGAAAGCTAGAGACATGAGTGTTTTAGCGGGCGTTATTCTTATTATCGCCATGCTCGTCATACCAATGCCAACGTTTATGTTGGACTTCTTAATCATAACGAATATATCTCTGGCACTTTTAATCATATTAATTGCCATGAACACAACACAGCCTCTCCAATTTTCTATATTTCCGTCATTGTTATTGTTAGTGACGCTTTTTAGACTAGGGCTAAACGTTTCGACAACGAGGAGCATCCTTTCAACAGGAGATGCAGGAAACGTTGTGCATACTTTCGGTGAATTTGTTGTTGGTGGAAATATACTTGTTGGTATCGTCGTATTTTTTATTCTTATTATCATTCAATTTATCGTAATTACAAAAGGATCTGAACGTGTGTCAGAAGTAGCTGCAAGATTTACACTCGATGCGATGCCTGGTAAGCAGATGAGCATTGATGCAGACTTAAACGCTGGTATGATTTCAGATCGGGAAGCGAAAGAAAGACGTGAAACGATCGAACGCGAAGCAGATTTTTACGGAGCGATGGACGGAGCGAGTAAGTTTGTTAAAGGTGATGCTATTGCTGGTATTATCATCGTCTTGATCAATATGTTGTTCGGAATCATCATCGGGATGCTTCAGATGGGCCTTAGCTTTGGTGAGAGTGCAGAATTGTTTACAAGAATGACCGTTGGTGATGGATTAGTATCGCAGATTCCAGCGCTGATCATTTCTACAGCGACAGGAATTATTGTGACACGTGCGGCATCAGAAGGAAACTTAGGGTTTGATATTAGCAAACAATTGCTTGCTTATCCGACCATGCTTTTTGTTGCCGGAGGAACGATCATCATGCTTGGATTATTCACTCCGATCAATGACTTTTTTACGCTTATGGTAGGAGGAATATTAGTGATCGGCGGTTATCTTCTATTAAAAGCTGAGCGTGAGCAAAAAGAAAAAGAAGAAGTGGTGGAAGAAGATATTCAAACCGAACAGCTTAAAAGCCCTGAATCTGTCGTGAACCTTCTGCAGATCGATCCGATCGAATTTGAATTTGGCTACAGCCTTATTCCATTAGCAGACACTTCGCAAGGTGGTGACCTGTTAGACAGGATCGTTATGATCAGAAGACAGCTTGCTTTAGAACTTGGAATGATCGTACCGGTAGTAAGGATAAGAGACAACATCCAGCTTCAGCCGAATGAATACAGAATCAAAATTAAAGGCAGTCAAGTCGCAAAAGGTGAGTTGCTGCTGGATCATTATTTAGCGATGAGTCCAGGTATCGATAATGAAGAGGTACAAGGTATTGATACGATGGAACCGGCATTCGGTCTTCCAGCCATCTGGATCGGTGAAGAGATGAAAGAGCGAGCTGAATACTCAGGATACACAGTTGTAGATCCGCCATCAGTAGTCTCGACTCATTTAACAGAAGTGATCAAAAAACATGCACACGAATTGATTGGCAGACAAGAAACGAAACAACTTGTGGATCACTTAAAAGAATCGTATCCTGCCATTGTAGAAGAAGTAACCCCGGATGCACTAACGATCGGAGAAGTACAAAAGGTGTTATCTAAACTTTTACGAGAGCGAATCTCGATACGAAACTTAGCAGTAATCTTTGAAACATTAGCAGATTTTGCAAAAATGACTAAAGACACAGATCTATTAACAGAGTATGTAAGACAAGGCTTATCTAGACAGATCTCAAAAAGCTATACGAATGAAAATGAACCGCTGCATGTTATCACGCTTGGCGGTTCGGTGGAAAAGAAGATAGCTGATGCTGTTCAGCAAACCGAACATGGCAATTATCTGTCACTAGATCCTCAAGATTCTCAAGTGATCTTTGATAGCATTACAACTGAACTTGAATCTGGACAAAGTTTTGATCAATCTGTTGTCCTCTTATGTTCACCAGCTGTAAGAATGTACGTAAGGCAACTGATTGAGCGTTATCTTCCGGATGTTGCGGTTTTATCATATAACGAATTGGAACCTGAGCTTGAAGTGAAAAGTGTAGGGGTGGTGAACATCTGA
- the flhF gene encoding flagellar biosynthesis protein FlhF, with translation MKVKKYTAHNLPEAMKLVRADLGSGAVILNTREIQVGGFFGFFTKKNVEIFAGLDQDVDYHQTKHHNKNIVKEQQPVFQDEELTKEIRQLKKMVHTLTVQSKSSDDRAPFVKEWETFLLNQEVDVKIMEELIPALSNKYESLDEMERDNYDWNTWIGHYLSARMAKSEFGGFHYESKFLNLIGPTGVGKTTTIAKIGAKAVLKDGKKVAFITTDTYRIAAIDQLKTYAEILNIPCEVAYTADDFKKAKEKFIDYDLVLVDSAGRNFLNRFYIEELQRIIHFDKDMKNYLVLSLTSKYLDMETIYSQFKSLPVHKVIFTKKDETKTYGSLLNLAILNNVPIGYVTNGQNVPDDMFEADADELVQTLLKEKSQHA, from the coding sequence ATGAAAGTGAAGAAGTATACAGCACATAACTTGCCAGAAGCTATGAAATTAGTAAGAGCCGATCTTGGCAGTGGTGCAGTCATTTTAAATACGAGAGAGATTCAAGTTGGAGGTTTTTTCGGATTCTTTACTAAGAAGAACGTTGAAATTTTCGCTGGATTAGATCAAGACGTAGATTATCACCAAACAAAGCATCATAACAAGAATATTGTGAAAGAACAGCAACCTGTGTTTCAAGATGAGGAACTGACGAAGGAAATTCGTCAACTAAAGAAGATGGTTCACACTTTGACCGTGCAATCAAAATCTTCAGATGATAGAGCACCATTTGTTAAAGAATGGGAAACTTTTCTTTTAAATCAAGAAGTAGATGTAAAAATAATGGAAGAACTTATTCCTGCTTTATCAAATAAATACGAAAGTCTCGATGAAATGGAGCGAGACAATTATGACTGGAATACGTGGATCGGCCATTATTTAAGTGCAAGAATGGCAAAAAGTGAGTTTGGTGGCTTTCATTATGAATCGAAATTTTTAAACTTGATCGGACCTACGGGTGTTGGTAAAACAACGACGATAGCTAAGATTGGAGCAAAAGCGGTTTTAAAAGACGGAAAGAAAGTCGCGTTTATTACAACAGATACTTATCGGATCGCAGCTATCGACCAACTAAAAACGTACGCTGAAATATTAAACATTCCATGTGAAGTCGCTTATACGGCTGATGATTTTAAGAAAGCTAAAGAAAAGTTTATAGATTATGATCTAGTTCTCGTAGATTCGGCAGGCAGAAATTTCTTAAATCGTTTTTATATCGAAGAACTACAACGTATCATTCATTTTGATAAAGATATGAAAAACTATCTCGTCCTTTCTTTAACTTCAAAATATCTGGATATGGAGACCATCTATAGTCAGTTTAAGAGTTTACCGGTTCATAAGGTGATTTTTACGAAGAAAGATGAAACGAAGACGTACGGTTCTTTATTAAACCTTGCAATCTTAAACAATGTACCAATCGGCTATGTTACGAATGGCCAGAACGTTCCTGATGATATGTTTGAGGCAGATGCGGATGAACTTGTTCAAACGCTATTAAAGGAAAAGTCACAGCATGCTTGA
- a CDS encoding MinD/ParA family protein — MLDQASSLRKQLVSASSNSARVISVVSGKGGVGKTNVTVNLALSLVQMRKRVLVLDLDIGMGNVDLILGRRSPKHMMDMLQNQLSVWEIIEEGKDGLHTIAGGRNFGSLTSITDDMLVHFMKQLEELERFYDYIFLDMGAGATQTALKFVLSSHEVLVIATPEITSLTDAYSMMKFIYMKDKDLPFYLVINRYENAREGRETVDKLSHVCKQFLQKELICLGKIPMDQNVLHAVKKQIPFSIYKPSSIASRAVYQLAETYVGAVKQHEVSYKSFIGKLKSFFRER; from the coding sequence ATGCTTGATCAAGCGAGTAGTCTTCGAAAACAGTTGGTTTCTGCCTCGTCAAACAGTGCAAGAGTAATCTCTGTAGTCAGTGGTAAAGGCGGAGTTGGTAAAACAAATGTTACGGTGAATCTTGCCCTTTCTTTGGTTCAGATGAGAAAGCGCGTTTTAGTACTAGATCTTGATATAGGTATGGGAAATGTAGATTTAATCCTTGGCAGAAGATCTCCCAAGCATATGATGGATATGCTACAGAATCAATTATCTGTATGGGAGATCATTGAAGAGGGGAAAGACGGACTTCATACGATTGCTGGCGGGAGGAATTTCGGTTCTCTTACAAGCATTACGGATGATATGTTGGTACATTTCATGAAACAACTAGAAGAACTAGAGAGATTTTATGATTATATTTTTTTAGACATGGGTGCAGGCGCGACACAAACAGCTTTAAAATTTGTGCTCTCAAGCCACGAGGTATTGGTGATCGCAACTCCTGAGATCACCTCACTAACAGATGCCTATTCAATGATGAAATTCATTTATATGAAAGATAAGGACCTTCCCTTCTACTTAGTCATCAACCGATATGAGAATGCAAGAGAAGGAAGAGAAACGGTTGATAAACTAAGTCATGTTTGTAAACAATTCTTACAAAAAGAACTGATCTGTTTAGGTAAAATACCGATGGACCAGAATGTATTACATGCTGTGAAGAAACAGATTCCCTTTTCTATTTATAAACCATCATCGATAGCATCCAGGGCTGTGTATCAATTAGCGGAAACTTATGTGGGTGCGGTGAAACAGCATGAAGTGTCTTATAAGTCTTTCATCGGTAAGTTAAAGTCATTTTTTAGAGAAAGGTAG
- a CDS encoding protein-glutamate methylesterase/protein-glutamine glutaminase yields MKQIRVLIVDDSAFMRKLIKEFLSEDPRILVIDTARNGQEAIDKTLKLKPDVITMDVEMPILNGIDAARTIMKSCPVPIIILSSTTKVGAQNTILAMEAGAIDFIAKPSGAISLDLHKVKNSLIEKVITSSKANIVTKKAVLPYKLEDNVPKRTLKIEHKDKLVLIGTSTGGPRALQQVITKLPRDLDAPVVVVQHMPAGFTRSLADRLNSLSNVSVKEAEDHELLQKGYVYIAPGGFHVRLYEKIGRLYVSLHKDDPVGGHRPAVNVLFSSASKLKDYQKVAVIMTGMGSDGTDGIVDLKEAGSTVVIAEAKESCIVYGMPKAAVLTKKVDEVVHLESIGLAIQNHL; encoded by the coding sequence ATGAAACAGATCAGAGTGCTAATTGTGGATGATTCTGCCTTTATGAGGAAGCTGATCAAAGAGTTCTTAAGTGAAGATCCAAGAATTTTGGTGATCGATACAGCAAGAAACGGACAAGAAGCTATTGATAAAACACTTAAGTTAAAACCAGATGTTATTACGATGGATGTTGAAATGCCTATACTAAATGGCATTGACGCCGCAAGAACGATTATGAAGAGTTGTCCTGTTCCAATCATCATATTATCAAGTACAACAAAAGTTGGTGCACAAAATACGATTCTAGCTATGGAAGCAGGAGCTATTGATTTTATCGCTAAGCCATCTGGGGCCATCTCGTTAGATTTACATAAAGTGAAGAATAGTTTGATAGAAAAAGTTATCACTTCTTCTAAAGCTAATATCGTAACAAAAAAAGCTGTATTACCTTATAAACTTGAAGACAATGTGCCTAAGAGAACTTTAAAGATAGAGCACAAAGATAAACTCGTTTTAATAGGTACATCGACTGGCGGTCCGAGAGCGTTACAACAAGTAATCACTAAGCTTCCTAGAGACCTGGATGCACCCGTTGTTGTCGTACAACATATGCCGGCAGGATTTACGAGATCATTAGCAGATCGATTGAATTCGTTATCCAACGTTAGTGTAAAAGAGGCGGAGGATCATGAGCTGTTACAAAAAGGTTATGTTTACATCGCACCAGGTGGTTTTCATGTACGACTCTACGAAAAAATAGGACGGTTGTACGTTTCTTTACACAAAGATGATCCCGTAGGGGGACATCGACCAGCAGTTAACGTACTGTTCAGTTCTGCTAGCAAACTTAAAGACTATCAAAAGGTAGCTGTTATTATGACTGGAATGGGATCGGACGGCACGGATGGGATCGTAGATTTAAAAGAAGCGGGTTCGACGGTAGTTATTGCGGAGGCAAAAGAATCCTGCATCGTTTATGGGATGCCAAAAGCCGCGGTGCTTACTAAAAAGGTAGATGAAGTTGTTCATTTAGAGTCAATTGGATTAGCTATTCAGAACCATTTGTAA
- a CDS encoding chemotaxis protein CheA encodes MEMTQYLDIFIEESKEHLQSINQQALLLEKSPGELSIVNEIFRSAHTLKGMSATMGYEDLASLTHCMENVLDAIRNNKIEVSSSVLDVLFASLDHLEAMVVEISEGGSGKRDVTETVRDLEALEKGEVPKKIQADTKNEAKSLHAYDQYEKQIIIQSKEQGFHAYELSISLRDDCILKAARVYMVFEVIEQIGEIIKTMPAVDMLETEQFGTHFTLSILTKESAENVKERILKVSEIDAVEVNDIKADQLNISSNSESEENKKLEQQEVTSQDKKSEPQQTSNAGSSGKTIRVNIERLDQLMNLFEELVIDRGRLEEISKSLKSMELNETVERMSRVSGDLQNIILTMRMVPVEQVFNRFPRMIRGLAKDLGKKVNLEIVGAETELDRTVIDEIGDPLVHLLRNSIDHGIENPEIRSSKGKNETGTIYLRAFHSGNHVFIEIQDDGAGINKQKVLSKAIENGIITKEMSENLTDKQCFELLFASGFSTADVVSDISGRGVGLDVVKNKIESLGGSIAVDSTEGSGTIFSIQLPLTLSIMSVMLVEISREKYAIPLSSIIETAIIKKEDILSAHNQKVIDFRGKVVPLVNMKDVFEVPGSTDSGQHVPVVVVRKGDKMAALVVDSFIGQQEIVLKSLGQYLTSVFAISGATILGDGQVALILDCNALIK; translated from the coding sequence ATGGAAATGACACAATATCTCGACATATTCATTGAGGAGAGCAAAGAACATTTACAGTCTATTAATCAACAAGCGCTGCTGCTGGAAAAATCACCTGGAGAACTTTCAATTGTAAATGAGATTTTCCGTTCTGCTCATACATTAAAAGGAATGTCAGCTACGATGGGTTATGAAGATCTAGCTAGCCTTACTCACTGTATGGAAAATGTTCTTGATGCGATTCGTAATAACAAGATAGAAGTTTCATCTTCTGTCCTAGATGTTCTGTTCGCGTCGCTTGACCACTTAGAAGCGATGGTAGTAGAAATTTCAGAAGGCGGCAGCGGTAAACGTGATGTGACGGAGACGGTGAGAGATTTAGAGGCCCTTGAAAAGGGAGAAGTTCCAAAGAAGATTCAAGCCGACACAAAAAATGAAGCAAAATCGTTACATGCTTATGATCAATATGAAAAGCAGATTATTATTCAATCCAAAGAACAAGGATTTCACGCTTACGAGCTTTCAATCTCATTAAGGGACGACTGTATCTTAAAAGCGGCCAGAGTATATATGGTATTTGAAGTGATCGAACAGATCGGTGAGATCATTAAAACGATGCCAGCAGTAGACATGCTTGAAACAGAACAATTCGGAACTCATTTTACGCTTTCCATCCTCACGAAAGAGTCCGCCGAAAACGTTAAAGAACGTATCTTAAAAGTTTCTGAGATTGATGCAGTAGAAGTGAATGATATCAAGGCAGATCAACTTAACATCTCGTCAAACTCTGAGAGCGAGGAGAACAAAAAATTAGAGCAACAAGAAGTAACATCCCAAGATAAAAAAAGTGAACCACAGCAAACTTCAAACGCTGGTAGCAGCGGGAAAACGATCCGCGTCAATATAGAGAGGCTCGATCAGCTCATGAACTTGTTTGAGGAACTCGTCATTGACCGGGGGCGGCTTGAAGAGATATCAAAATCATTAAAAAGCATGGAACTCAACGAAACGGTTGAACGAATGTCTCGTGTATCGGGAGATCTTCAAAATATTATCCTGACGATGAGAATGGTTCCTGTAGAGCAAGTTTTCAATCGTTTTCCAAGGATGATCAGAGGATTAGCGAAAGATCTCGGTAAAAAGGTTAACCTTGAGATCGTAGGTGCTGAAACTGAACTTGATCGAACCGTAATTGATGAGATCGGTGATCCGCTAGTTCATCTACTTAGAAACTCGATTGACCATGGCATCGAGAACCCTGAGATACGCTCTTCTAAAGGTAAAAATGAGACAGGAACCATCTATTTAAGAGCATTTCATAGCGGAAATCATGTGTTTATTGAGATTCAAGATGATGGAGCGGGTATAAATAAACAAAAAGTATTGAGTAAAGCAATCGAGAATGGGATCATCACGAAAGAAATGTCTGAAAATTTGACCGATAAACAGTGTTTTGAATTATTGTTCGCTTCAGGCTTTTCTACTGCAGATGTCGTTTCAGACATTTCAGGACGTGGAGTGGGACTAGATGTTGTGAAAAATAAGATTGAATCGTTAGGTGGTTCTATCGCTGTTGATTCAACGGAAGGTTCAGGAACGATCTTTTCTATACAGCTTCCTCTGACTCTATCGATCATGTCTGTCATGCTCGTTGAAATCAGTCGTGAGAAATACGCGATTCCATTATCTTCGATCATTGAAACAGCCATCATTAAGAAAGAAGACATTCTTTCAGCTCATAATCAAAAAGTGATTGATTTTAGAGGCAAAGTGGTACCGCTTGTAAATATGAAAGACGTTTTCGAAGTCCCTGGTTCAACAGATTCCGGTCAGCACGTTCCTGTAGTCGTAGTGAGAAAAGGGGATAAGATGGCAGCACTAGTTGTTGATTCGTTTATCGGACAGCAAGAAATCGTCTTAAAATCACTTGGTCAGTATTTAACATCGGTATTTGCTATCTCTGGCGCAACGATTCTAGGAGATGGACAAGTGGCATTAATTCTCGATTGCAATGCACTCATTAAATAA